One stretch of Alcaligenes faecalis DNA includes these proteins:
- the maiA gene encoding maleylacetoacetate isomerase, translated as MILYSYFRSSAAYRVRIGLNLKGLDYQIKPVHLLKDGGQQHQPDYVQINPVQLLPALDDDGLIITQSLAILEYLDERYPELPLLPKASAERAWARSMAQTVACDIHPLNNLRVLQYLKNELHAEEDARNQWYRHWVSVGLEGLEALVQRHGKKDHAFIFGDTPGLAEICLIPQMFNARRFDMDLSVFPRLLAVEEKCLELSAFQEAAPDRQPDAA; from the coding sequence ATGATTTTGTATAGCTACTTTCGCAGTTCCGCCGCTTACCGGGTGCGGATTGGTCTGAACCTCAAGGGTCTGGATTACCAGATCAAACCTGTGCACCTGCTCAAGGATGGCGGTCAGCAGCATCAGCCGGATTATGTGCAAATCAATCCCGTGCAGTTGCTGCCTGCTTTGGATGATGATGGCCTGATCATTACGCAATCCCTGGCCATCCTGGAATATCTGGACGAACGCTATCCTGAATTGCCTTTGTTGCCCAAAGCCTCGGCAGAGCGGGCCTGGGCACGTTCCATGGCACAAACCGTGGCTTGTGATATTCACCCGCTGAATAATCTGCGCGTGCTGCAGTATTTGAAAAACGAGCTGCATGCCGAGGAAGACGCGCGCAACCAGTGGTATCGCCACTGGGTCAGCGTAGGCCTGGAAGGCCTGGAAGCCTTGGTGCAGCGTCATGGCAAAAAGGATCATGCCTTTATTTTTGGTGATACCCCCGGTCTTGCCGAAATCTGCCTGATTCCTCAAATGTTCAATGCACGTCGTTTTGACATGGATCTAAGCGTATTTCCACGCCTCTTGGCGGTAGAGGAAAAGTGTCTGGAGCTGTCCGCATTTCAGGAAGCGGCTCCCGACCGTCAGCCCGATGCAGCTTGA
- the hemF gene encoding oxygen-dependent coproporphyrinogen oxidase, which translates to MSLPIDTVQAYFRQLQSHIVDTLEQLDGTPFESDQWDRPEGGGGLSRLLENGPVFERAAVLFSHVKGHTLPPSASAHRPELAGRPWEAMGVSLVIHPRNPFVPTTHMNVRMFVAQAQTADQDDVFWFGGGLDLTPYYLHEDDARHFHQVCHDALAPHGADYYPRYKRWCDEYFYLKHRNETRGIGGIFYDDLNEPGFEASFALTRSVGNSFTDAYAPIVRARMDQEYTQAHRDFQAIRRGRYVEFNLVFDRGTLFGLQSGGRTESILLSMPPQANWRYNWSPEPGTPEAALAQYLVPREWI; encoded by the coding sequence ATGTCTTTACCCATTGATACCGTCCAGGCTTATTTCCGTCAGTTGCAAAGCCACATCGTGGACACTCTTGAGCAGCTGGATGGCACGCCTTTCGAGTCGGACCAGTGGGATCGTCCAGAAGGCGGTGGCGGTCTGTCCCGCCTGCTGGAGAACGGCCCCGTTTTCGAGCGGGCTGCCGTTCTGTTCAGCCATGTCAAAGGCCACACCCTGCCTCCTTCGGCCAGCGCCCACCGCCCCGAACTGGCCGGACGCCCCTGGGAGGCCATGGGTGTTTCGCTGGTGATTCACCCGCGCAATCCCTTTGTGCCTACCACGCACATGAACGTGCGCATGTTTGTGGCCCAGGCCCAGACAGCGGATCAGGACGATGTGTTCTGGTTTGGCGGCGGTCTGGACTTGACGCCCTACTACCTGCACGAAGACGATGCCCGCCACTTCCATCAGGTATGCCACGACGCCCTGGCGCCACACGGTGCGGATTACTATCCGCGCTACAAGCGCTGGTGCGACGAGTACTTTTACCTGAAGCACCGCAACGAAACCCGTGGCATTGGCGGCATTTTCTACGACGACCTGAACGAGCCCGGCTTTGAAGCCAGCTTTGCCCTGACCCGCTCCGTGGGCAATTCCTTTACCGATGCCTACGCACCTATCGTGCGTGCCCGCATGGATCAGGAATACACCCAGGCGCATCGGGACTTCCAGGCCATTCGTCGCGGCCGTTATGTCGAATTCAATCTGGTCTTTGACCGCGGCACGCTGTTTGGCCTGCAATCGGGTGGACGTACGGAATCCATCCTGCTGTCCATGCCCCCCCAGGCGAACTGGCGCTACAACTGGTCGCCCGAACCCGGCACACCCGAAGCCGCCCTGGCCCAATACCTGGTGCCGCGCGAATGGATTTAA
- the nadD gene encoding nicotinate (nicotinamide) nucleotide adenylyltransferase, whose protein sequence is MDLKRVGLLGGSFDPIHKAHVALALAAFEQLQLDQVQLLPAAQPWQRDALGASTQDRLAMAELAAQSHPGLQVNPVEIERGGPTYTIDTVRSLPAGSQYYWILGSDQLHNFCSWNDWQEILEYVELAVAQRPGSPLETPVALQQELSRLQRRLHQIDFLPMDISATQIRERVQRGDNITALVPEKVAQYIDKKRLYLSHPQARPV, encoded by the coding sequence ATGGATTTAAAGCGTGTCGGGCTCCTGGGTGGCAGTTTTGACCCCATCCATAAAGCCCATGTAGCGCTGGCTCTTGCCGCGTTCGAACAATTGCAACTAGATCAGGTCCAGTTGCTACCCGCCGCCCAGCCCTGGCAACGCGACGCTCTGGGTGCCAGCACCCAGGACCGCCTGGCCATGGCCGAGCTGGCCGCTCAAAGCCACCCCGGTTTGCAGGTGAACCCCGTAGAGATCGAGCGCGGTGGCCCCACCTACACCATCGACACGGTACGCAGCTTGCCGGCCGGGTCGCAGTACTACTGGATTTTAGGCAGCGACCAACTGCATAATTTCTGCAGCTGGAACGACTGGCAGGAAATTCTTGAATACGTCGAACTGGCTGTTGCCCAGCGCCCCGGCAGTCCTTTGGAAACGCCCGTGGCCTTGCAGCAGGAACTGAGTCGACTTCAGCGCCGTTTGCATCAGATCGACTTTCTGCCCATGGACATCTCGGCCACCCAAATTCGGGAGCGAGTGCAGCGCGGTGACAACATCACCGCCCTGGTCCCGGAAAAAGTCGCTCAATACATTGACAAAAAACGGCTCTATCTTTCCCACCCACAGGCGCGCCCTGTATAG
- the ispH gene encoding 4-hydroxy-3-methylbut-2-enyl diphosphate reductase codes for MSQATPVQNAEVVLAQPRGFCAGVDRAIDIVERALELHGAPIYVRHEIVHNRYVVEDLRNKGAIFIKELDEAPSGAIVIFSAHGVSRQVRDDAEKRGLKVFDATCPLVTKVHIEVSRMRAEGREIIMIGHVGHPEVEGTLGQADGGMYLVETPEDVANLKVADPDKLAFVTQTTLSVDDAAVVAQALRERFPNIVEPKKSDICYATQNRQDAVKIMAPQCDLVLVVGSTNSSNSNRLREVAERKGAEAYLLDKPEMIDPAWLVGKKRVGVTAGASAPEVLVNQVIQRLQELGVGKVRALDGVEENIAFPLPRELSRKIESLNK; via the coding sequence ATGAGTCAAGCTACTCCTGTTCAGAACGCTGAGGTTGTTCTGGCCCAGCCCCGTGGATTCTGTGCTGGGGTCGATCGCGCGATTGATATTGTCGAACGCGCCTTGGAATTGCACGGCGCACCGATTTACGTGCGCCATGAAATCGTCCATAACCGTTACGTGGTGGAAGACCTGCGCAACAAGGGGGCGATCTTTATTAAAGAGCTGGACGAAGCGCCTTCGGGCGCGATCGTGATTTTCTCGGCTCACGGCGTATCGCGTCAGGTGCGTGACGATGCCGAAAAGCGTGGCCTGAAAGTCTTTGACGCCACGTGTCCGCTGGTCACCAAAGTGCATATCGAGGTCTCTCGCATGCGCGCGGAAGGCCGGGAAATCATCATGATTGGTCACGTCGGTCACCCTGAAGTCGAGGGTACGCTGGGGCAGGCCGATGGCGGCATGTACCTGGTGGAAACGCCCGAGGACGTCGCCAATCTGAAAGTGGCTGATCCCGACAAACTGGCCTTTGTGACGCAAACCACCTTGTCCGTGGACGATGCCGCGGTGGTGGCCCAAGCCTTGCGTGAGCGCTTCCCCAATATCGTGGAACCCAAGAAAAGCGATATCTGTTATGCCACACAGAACCGTCAGGATGCAGTCAAGATCATGGCTCCACAGTGTGATCTGGTCCTGGTGGTGGGCAGTACCAACAGCTCGAACTCCAATCGTTTGCGCGAAGTGGCCGAACGCAAGGGGGCTGAAGCCTATCTGCTGGATAAACCGGAAATGATTGATCCGGCCTGGCTGGTGGGTAAGAAGCGCGTGGGCGTGACAGCGGGCGCATCGGCACCGGAAGTTCTGGTCAATCAGGTGATTCAGCGCTTGCAGGAATTGGGCGTAGGCAAAGTGCGAGCCCTGGATGGCGTGGAAGAAAACATTGCCTTCCCGCTGCCCCGAGAGCTGTCGCGCAAGATTGAAAGCCTGAACAAATAA
- a CDS encoding Maf family protein, which translates to MPFQPIYLASASPRRHDLLNSIQITHEVLNVPSPPGEDEPRLEQEAVLDYVRRTARDKLLRALEWRAQDSSLDQERAILSADTTVCMGEDIFGKPADLADAARILRELSGRRHKVMTALSLGVGGVEFESISISEVSFKTLNEQEIAEYCASGEPMGKAGAYGIQGLGGAFISHLSGSYTGVMGLPVHETYRLLELASLKIRTPG; encoded by the coding sequence ATGCCTTTTCAGCCCATCTACCTGGCCTCTGCCAGCCCACGCCGCCACGACCTGCTCAACAGCATCCAGATCACTCATGAAGTCCTGAATGTGCCCAGCCCTCCGGGCGAGGATGAACCGCGTCTGGAACAGGAAGCGGTGCTGGATTATGTCCGTCGCACGGCCCGCGACAAATTGCTGCGCGCCCTGGAATGGCGAGCACAGGACAGCAGCCTGGATCAGGAACGCGCTATCCTGAGCGCCGACACCACGGTCTGCATGGGCGAGGACATTTTTGGCAAACCTGCTGATCTGGCCGATGCCGCACGCATCCTGCGCGAGCTCTCGGGCCGTCGTCACAAGGTGATGACCGCCTTGTCCCTGGGCGTAGGTGGGGTGGAATTTGAAAGCATCAGCATCAGCGAAGTCAGCTTCAAAACCCTGAACGAGCAGGAAATTGCAGAGTACTGCGCCAGTGGCGAGCCCATGGGCAAAGCCGGAGCCTACGGTATTCAGGGTTTGGGCGGCGCTTTTATCAGCCACTTGAGCGGCAGCTACACCGGCGTGATGGGTTTGCCTGTGCACGAGACCTACCGCTTGCTGGAATTGGCCAGTCTGAAGATTCGCACACCCGGCTAA
- the rlmH gene encoding 23S rRNA (pseudouridine(1915)-N(3))-methyltransferase RlmH, whose translation MKLIVIAVGQRMPDWVEQGWQEYARRMPQDCAIELREIKAEPRTSGKTPAQMMQAEAKRIEAAIPAQAMRIALDERGKDLTTVKLAQELERWRSSGQDIAILVGGPDGLDAALKQSCHGMLRLSSLTLPHPLVRIFLAEQLYRAWSVMTGHPYHRA comes from the coding sequence ATGAAACTCATTGTCATCGCGGTAGGTCAGCGCATGCCCGACTGGGTGGAGCAAGGCTGGCAGGAATATGCACGCCGCATGCCCCAGGACTGCGCCATAGAACTGCGCGAAATCAAGGCCGAACCCCGTACCAGCGGCAAGACGCCTGCCCAGATGATGCAGGCCGAAGCCAAGCGCATTGAGGCGGCCATTCCCGCCCAGGCGATGCGCATCGCCCTGGACGAACGCGGCAAGGACCTGACTACCGTCAAGCTGGCTCAGGAACTGGAACGCTGGCGCAGCAGCGGTCAGGATATTGCGATTCTGGTCGGTGGCCCGGACGGGCTGGATGCAGCACTCAAGCAAAGCTGCCACGGCATGCTGCGTCTGTCCTCGCTGACGCTGCCCCACCCGCTGGTACGCATTTTTCTGGCCGAACAACTGTATCGCGCCTGGTCCGTCATGACCGGGCATCCTTATCACCGCGCCTGA
- the purD gene encoding phosphoribosylamine--glycine ligase: MKLLVVGSGGREHALAWRLAQSARVQTVYVAPGNGGTARAERIENLAITDIQELIAFVKQEKIAFTIVGPEAPLAAGIVDAFRAAGLKIFGPTQAAAQLESSKDYAKAFMVRHNIPTAAYATFTDPDAAKDYIRQQGAPIVVKADGLAAGKGVIVATTLEEALGAIDDILGDGRFGAAGARVVVEECLTGEEASFIVMCDGKNVLPMATSQDHKRLKDGDQGPNTGGMGAYSPAPIVSPTLHNRIMREVIHPTMQGMAKEGLPYSGFLYAGVMIDDGPDATRPIKVLEFNCRMGDPETQPIMMRIKSDLTETFELALAGKLDEATIEWDRRTAIGVVLAAANYPEEPRTGDAITQFAKDTDECITFHAGTQMKEGTVVTTGGRVLCVTAMADSIRRAQEAAYEAISQTHFDGKQFRTDIGWRALPSSET, translated from the coding sequence ATGAAGCTACTTGTTGTCGGCAGCGGCGGCCGTGAACACGCCTTGGCATGGCGCCTGGCCCAATCTGCACGCGTGCAGACTGTCTACGTTGCCCCAGGCAATGGCGGTACCGCGCGTGCCGAACGTATTGAAAACCTGGCGATCACCGATATCCAGGAACTGATTGCCTTTGTGAAGCAAGAAAAAATTGCCTTCACCATCGTCGGCCCGGAAGCCCCTCTGGCCGCCGGCATTGTGGACGCCTTCCGTGCGGCCGGTCTGAAAATCTTTGGTCCCACCCAGGCTGCCGCGCAGCTGGAAAGCTCCAAGGACTACGCCAAGGCCTTCATGGTGCGCCACAACATCCCGACGGCAGCCTACGCCACCTTTACCGATCCGGACGCCGCCAAGGATTACATCCGTCAGCAAGGCGCTCCCATTGTGGTCAAGGCCGATGGTCTGGCCGCTGGCAAGGGCGTAATTGTGGCCACCACGCTGGAAGAAGCGCTGGGCGCCATTGACGACATTCTGGGCGATGGCCGCTTTGGTGCTGCCGGTGCCCGTGTGGTCGTGGAAGAATGCCTGACGGGCGAAGAAGCCAGCTTCATCGTGATGTGTGATGGCAAGAATGTGCTGCCCATGGCCACCAGCCAGGACCACAAACGCCTGAAAGACGGCGATCAGGGCCCGAACACAGGCGGCATGGGTGCTTACTCCCCTGCCCCTATCGTCAGCCCCACGCTGCACAACCGCATCATGCGCGAAGTCATTCACCCCACCATGCAAGGCATGGCCAAGGAAGGCTTGCCCTACTCCGGCTTTCTGTACGCTGGCGTGATGATTGACGATGGCCCGGATGCCACCCGCCCCATCAAGGTGCTGGAATTCAACTGCCGCATGGGCGACCCTGAAACCCAGCCCATCATGATGCGCATCAAGAGCGATCTGACCGAAACCTTCGAACTGGCTCTGGCTGGCAAGCTGGACGAGGCCACCATCGAATGGGATCGTCGCACCGCCATTGGCGTGGTACTGGCAGCAGCCAACTACCCCGAAGAGCCTCGTACCGGTGATGCCATTACGCAATTTGCGAAAGACACCGACGAGTGCATCACCTTCCATGCGGGCACTCAGATGAAAGAAGGCACCGTGGTCACCACAGGTGGTCGTGTACTGTGTGTCACCGCCATGGCCGACTCCATCCGTCGCGCTCAGGAAGCGGCTTACGAGGCCATTTCCCAAACGCATTTCGACGGCAAGCAATTTCGCACCGATATCGGCTGGCGCGCCCTGCCCAGCAGCGAAACCTGA
- a CDS encoding translation initiation factor codes for MASLSDQLSRLVYSTEQGRMCPDCGQAQNQCRCEENRRQEALSQAQGPVRLSLETKGRKGKGVTVVTGLVMPEEQLKALVKELKNACGAGGTLKEGTLEIQGDHRAVVQARLEHNGLTVKRVGRP; via the coding sequence ATGGCCAGCTTATCGGACCAGTTGTCTCGACTGGTATACAGCACGGAACAAGGACGCATGTGTCCGGATTGCGGGCAGGCGCAAAATCAGTGTCGCTGTGAAGAGAATCGTCGCCAGGAAGCCTTGTCTCAGGCTCAGGGGCCAGTACGCTTGAGTCTGGAAACCAAGGGGCGAAAAGGCAAGGGAGTGACCGTGGTAACAGGTCTGGTGATGCCCGAGGAGCAGCTCAAGGCGCTGGTCAAGGAGCTGAAGAACGCCTGTGGAGCGGGCGGGACGCTGAAAGAGGGAACGCTGGAGATTCAGGGTGATCATCGAGCCGTTGTGCAGGCACGCCTGGAACACAACGGCTTGACGGTCAAACGGGTCGGCAGACCCTGA
- a CDS encoding YdgA family protein yields MKKSTGLVTLVVVLAAAYGGSTWYTGKKTEALVGTKVAEFNTLAAEQLQQMGMSESVVMNVVDYQRGVFSSTARYTITVKSSNAEEKPVELTFDDKISHGPLPLSAMALGNFTPVAALSHSTLVKTKDTEGWYKLTGDKTPLWADSLVGFDGAVDSNVHFEAIKHQGDEVKVDFSGGQLRTKAGGKSKDIVVTGSFPKLFVDDISEDPLKLEASNFVVDFKQDGDINVNGTQVGKLSVDGVKMQTAETDGITFKQIAINSDAVTKDSISDTKVVYALTDLVFEDKVKLGSVELSMNFDRVYAPAISALSKLISDSNLQNDMDSVDGPTAQKMMELVLQALEHKPVLRVEPLRWYTAAGESKATLRVDFQKPNATLQELQTSPEMWIEAIPAAQLDLLISKPMLRGLAADMDKAEGLSPEEGNAAMLDMVLDAAVAPYAESKMITNDENGISTAIKYDGKDRVFDINGQRFTSEQLLGLVLMGMM; encoded by the coding sequence ATGAAGAAAAGTACAGGGCTGGTCACACTAGTTGTCGTGTTAGCGGCCGCATATGGCGGTTCGACCTGGTACACCGGCAAGAAAACAGAAGCGCTGGTGGGTACGAAAGTGGCCGAGTTCAATACCCTGGCCGCAGAACAGCTGCAGCAGATGGGCATGAGCGAGTCGGTCGTCATGAACGTGGTCGACTACCAGCGTGGCGTGTTTTCCTCTACCGCTCGCTACACCATTACCGTCAAGTCATCTAACGCTGAAGAGAAGCCTGTTGAGCTGACCTTTGACGACAAGATCAGCCATGGTCCTTTGCCTTTGTCGGCAATGGCGCTGGGTAACTTCACCCCTGTTGCCGCCTTGTCGCACAGCACACTGGTCAAGACCAAAGACACCGAAGGCTGGTACAAGCTGACCGGCGACAAGACCCCTTTGTGGGCTGACAGCCTGGTTGGTTTTGACGGTGCCGTGGACTCCAACGTGCATTTTGAAGCCATCAAGCACCAGGGCGACGAAGTCAAAGTGGACTTCAGCGGCGGTCAACTGCGCACCAAAGCCGGTGGCAAGAGCAAAGATATTGTTGTGACCGGCAGCTTCCCCAAGCTGTTTGTTGACGATATCAGCGAAGATCCATTGAAGCTGGAAGCCTCCAACTTCGTGGTGGACTTCAAGCAAGACGGTGACATCAACGTCAACGGTACCCAGGTCGGCAAGCTGAGCGTGGATGGTGTGAAGATGCAAACGGCCGAGACCGATGGCATCACCTTCAAACAGATCGCCATCAATTCCGATGCGGTGACCAAAGACTCCATCAGCGATACCAAGGTTGTCTATGCGCTGACCGATCTGGTGTTTGAAGACAAGGTCAAGCTGGGTTCGGTTGAACTGTCGATGAATTTTGATCGTGTGTACGCACCCGCTATCTCCGCGTTGTCCAAGCTGATCTCCGATTCCAATCTGCAAAACGATATGGATTCGGTTGATGGCCCAACGGCTCAGAAGATGATGGAACTGGTTTTGCAAGCACTGGAGCACAAGCCTGTGCTGCGTGTTGAGCCTCTGCGTTGGTACACGGCCGCTGGCGAGTCCAAAGCCACGTTGCGAGTGGACTTCCAAAAGCCTAATGCGACGTTGCAAGAGCTGCAAACCAGCCCCGAGATGTGGATCGAAGCCATTCCTGCTGCTCAGCTGGATCTCCTGATCTCCAAACCCATGCTGCGTGGTCTGGCTGCCGATATGGACAAGGCTGAAGGCCTGTCGCCTGAAGAAGGCAACGCCGCCATGCTGGATATGGTTCTGGATGCAGCCGTAGCTCCTTACGCCGAGTCCAAGATGATCACCAACGATGAAAACGGCATTTCGACAGCCATCAAATACGACGGCAAAGACCGCGTGTTTGACATCAACGGCCAGCGCTTCACCTCCGAGCAATTGCTTGGTCTGGTCCTGATGGGCATGATGTAA
- a CDS encoding NAD(P)-dependent oxidoreductase has product MAGRRWGRKGRDMNIGFCGLGRMGQPMVRRLLNAGRQVRIWNRSKDKAQALIEAGAHWCDTPAQMAEQCEAVFLCVFDAQAVHDTVLGEQGLASVQGALRIVVDHSSIPPQASREMAAQLQQRCGAHWLDAPVSGGVGGAEQGTLAIMVGGQAVQLDRVRPVLAAYSQRVTLMGAVGAGQVTKLCNQTIVATTLTAIAEALSLANDNGVDASKISEALGGGWADSVLLQLFVPRMTQPDNQVKASVDTMLKDLNTVAELASVSHTSMPVAHAAQQTYRAAHRLGLGEEDVARITHVNSYNYGE; this is encoded by the coding sequence CTGGCTGGACGGCGTTGGGGGCGTAAAGGACGAGACATGAATATTGGTTTTTGTGGTTTGGGCCGTATGGGTCAGCCTATGGTGCGCCGCTTGTTGAATGCCGGTCGTCAGGTTCGCATCTGGAATCGCTCCAAGGACAAGGCGCAAGCCCTGATCGAAGCGGGTGCCCATTGGTGCGATACCCCGGCGCAAATGGCCGAGCAGTGTGAGGCCGTTTTCCTGTGTGTCTTTGATGCGCAGGCTGTGCACGATACCGTCCTGGGCGAGCAGGGCCTGGCGTCGGTGCAGGGAGCCTTGCGGATTGTGGTGGATCACTCCTCGATCCCACCGCAAGCCTCGCGCGAGATGGCGGCCCAGTTGCAGCAGCGTTGTGGGGCCCATTGGCTAGATGCTCCGGTATCCGGTGGTGTTGGCGGCGCTGAACAAGGCACCCTGGCCATCATGGTGGGCGGGCAGGCTGTGCAGCTGGATCGTGTCCGTCCGGTGCTGGCCGCGTATTCGCAGCGCGTCACTTTGATGGGGGCAGTAGGGGCCGGCCAAGTAACAAAGTTATGCAATCAGACAATTGTGGCCACCACCTTGACCGCCATTGCCGAGGCCTTGAGCCTGGCCAATGACAATGGCGTGGATGCTTCCAAAATCAGTGAGGCTCTGGGGGGCGGTTGGGCCGATTCGGTTCTGCTGCAATTGTTCGTGCCGCGCATGACTCAGCCCGACAATCAAGTAAAAGCGTCGGTGGACACCATGCTGAAGGACTTGAATACCGTGGCGGAGCTGGCCAGTGTCAGTCATACCAGCATGCCGGTGGCTCATGCGGCTCAGCAAACCTATCGTGCGGCCCATCGTCTGGGCCTGGGCGAAGAAGATGTCGCTCGCATTACGCATGTGAATAGTTACAATTACGGGGAATAA
- a CDS encoding MipA/OmpV family protein, which yields MPTLARSALRPCLLLALCALGTSQALAQQTTVGVGVGFAPKYEGADSYDGRFYPLLSHRNGHFFLAPKAGMPAIGLQTNLTDNWTIGTYAALARARKSGDADRLYGTDDIDRHGNLGVFTAYRLGNAKIEGSYYQALKSGYGATAVLDLSYRLWNDQDSSFSLGAELKWSNEKAMRTYFGVKSHEAAASNGQLNSYRPDAGLRSYALYGQYTHKLSESWSLQGLLGVNTLGEEAKDSPLVEKKSSVFGGVGLGYSF from the coding sequence ATGCCCACCCTCGCCCGTTCTGCTCTGCGTCCCTGCCTTTTACTGGCTTTATGTGCTTTAGGAACCAGTCAGGCACTTGCACAGCAAACGACCGTGGGTGTCGGTGTTGGTTTTGCTCCCAAGTACGAAGGGGCGGACAGCTACGATGGCCGTTTCTACCCTCTGCTCTCGCACCGCAACGGCCACTTCTTTCTGGCCCCCAAAGCAGGCATGCCTGCTATCGGTCTGCAAACCAATCTGACAGACAACTGGACAATCGGCACCTACGCCGCTCTGGCCCGTGCACGTAAATCCGGCGATGCCGACCGCCTGTACGGCACGGACGATATTGATCGTCACGGCAATCTGGGCGTGTTTACCGCCTACCGACTGGGCAATGCCAAAATCGAGGGTAGCTACTACCAGGCACTAAAAAGCGGCTACGGCGCCACCGCCGTGCTGGACTTGAGCTACCGCCTCTGGAACGATCAGGACAGCAGCTTCTCGCTGGGTGCAGAGTTGAAATGGTCCAACGAAAAAGCCATGCGCACTTACTTTGGTGTGAAGTCGCACGAAGCGGCAGCCAGCAATGGTCAACTGAACAGCTACCGTCCTGACGCTGGTCTGCGCTCCTACGCGCTGTACGGTCAGTACACCCACAAGCTCAGTGAAAGCTGGTCCCTGCAAGGTCTGCTGGGCGTCAATACCCTGGGTGAAGAAGCCAAGGACAGCCCATTGGTCGAGAAGAAAAGCAGCGTCTTTGGTGGCGTAGGCTTGGGCTACAGCTTCTAA
- the dsbG gene encoding thiol:disulfide interchange protein DsbG: protein MSLSSFSIRLALAGLLCASTVVQATDRPAALKALEEQGLSIVGEFDAPGGLKAWGAYSGNRALAIYNLPDGQHMMVGTMIDAKGEEVRPAGLDELVQPAIAKDMLGKLEKSRWIKDGDDKAPRVVYVFTDPNCPYCMQFWQMARPWVDSGKVQLRHIMVGILAPSSSLKSAAILAAKDPTKALNEHSLAMLKDRSAGVKGLDSVPNDIEADLTRNEDLMMGWDLRATPAMVWQDEQGRIQMQTGASPDITERVFGPR from the coding sequence ATGTCGCTTTCCTCTTTTTCGATTCGTCTTGCCTTGGCCGGTTTGCTGTGCGCCAGCACTGTCGTCCAGGCCACCGACCGCCCCGCTGCCCTGAAGGCCCTGGAAGAACAAGGCCTGTCCATCGTGGGCGAGTTTGATGCGCCCGGTGGGCTGAAAGCCTGGGGCGCGTATAGCGGGAATCGCGCATTGGCCATCTACAACTTGCCCGACGGACAACACATGATGGTGGGCACCATGATCGATGCCAAGGGTGAGGAAGTGCGCCCGGCCGGTCTGGACGAACTGGTGCAACCCGCGATTGCCAAGGACATGCTGGGCAAGCTGGAAAAATCCCGCTGGATCAAGGATGGCGACGACAAGGCCCCCCGCGTGGTCTACGTCTTTACCGACCCGAACTGCCCTTACTGCATGCAGTTCTGGCAAATGGCCCGCCCCTGGGTGGACTCCGGCAAGGTACAGCTGCGCCACATCATGGTGGGCATTCTGGCCCCCAGCAGCAGCCTGAAATCGGCCGCCATCCTGGCCGCCAAAGATCCTACCAAGGCCTTGAACGAGCACTCTCTGGCCATGCTGAAAGACCGCAGCGCCGGTGTGAAAGGTCTGGACAGCGTGCCCAACGACATCGAGGCCGACCTGACCCGCAATGAAGATCTGATGATGGGCTGGGATTTGCGTGCCACGCCCGCCATGGTCTGGCAGGATGAGCAAGGCCGCATTCAAATGCAGACCGGCGCTTCGCCCGACATCACCGAACGCGTTTTTGGCCCACGTTAA
- the rsfS gene encoding ribosome silencing factor translates to MNIETLQRLVIDALEDVKAQDIKVFSTTHMTGLFDRVVIASGTSNRQTRALAQNVFDKARQNKVEVLAHEGEDTGEWVLLDLGDIVVHCMQPAIRQYYNLEELWGERPVEVELLPQSRQVPPAGFFASADEDED, encoded by the coding sequence ATGAATATAGAAACACTTCAACGACTCGTCATCGATGCCCTCGAGGACGTCAAAGCTCAAGACATCAAGGTCTTCAGCACTACCCACATGACCGGCCTGTTCGATCGTGTGGTCATCGCCAGTGGTACTTCCAACCGGCAAACCCGCGCTCTGGCACAGAACGTGTTTGACAAGGCACGCCAAAACAAAGTCGAAGTCCTGGCCCATGAAGGCGAAGACACCGGCGAATGGGTGTTGCTGGATTTGGGTGACATCGTGGTGCATTGCATGCAACCCGCCATCCGCCAGTACTACAACCTGGAAGAACTTTGGGGCGAGCGCCCTGTCGAAGTGGAACTGCTGCCGCAATCGCGTCAGGTTCCACCCGCTGGCTTTTTCGCCAGCGCCGACGAAGACGAAGACTAA